A region from the Candidatus Limnocylindrales bacterium genome encodes:
- a CDS encoding ATP-binding protein, with protein sequence MSIIGVIIAVMLCVKMRHRLREWQAQEFGESASSAGTTSSASGAAREATEDGAAGTGQRSRHRRGCGGPWERRGYDRPHRGRGRHGEGADDPERRLRRRRAAIAGFYAHFYTYCCVIGFLAFINIFTGFYPWFLWPAFGWGIGVFSHYMGVFGGRYIREQYFEPAVEREVRREKQAIVTEKQADIGELSSTIAHEIRNPIAAAKSLVQQMGEDPQSVENVEYARVAIEELDRVERRVSHLLKYAKEEDYEMKLVSLASVVDASLAQLKSKLEAARVRVARNYIGGPTVNADAEKLQRVFGNIFDNAIDALAKLPEDRRIDVFIENGVPRSVSVRVVDNGAGIAPEKVGKIFNPFFTTKDHGTGLGMAIAKKIVDAHQGEIEVRSQVGRGTEFRVTLPVPS encoded by the coding sequence ATGTCGATCATCGGAGTAATCATTGCCGTCATGCTGTGCGTGAAGATGAGACATCGGTTGCGCGAGTGGCAGGCGCAAGAGTTCGGCGAGTCCGCGTCGTCGGCAGGCACGACCTCCTCGGCCAGCGGCGCTGCGCGCGAGGCGACGGAGGACGGCGCCGCCGGCACCGGCCAGCGCTCCCGGCACCGCCGCGGCTGCGGCGGGCCGTGGGAGCGGCGCGGCTACGACAGGCCGCATCGTGGTCGCGGCCGCCACGGGGAAGGCGCCGACGATCCGGAGCGCCGCCTGCGCCGCCGTCGCGCGGCGATCGCCGGGTTCTACGCGCACTTCTATACGTACTGCTGCGTCATCGGGTTCCTCGCCTTCATCAACATCTTCACCGGCTTCTACCCGTGGTTCCTCTGGCCGGCCTTCGGCTGGGGCATCGGGGTCTTCTCGCACTACATGGGCGTGTTCGGCGGCCGCTACATTCGCGAGCAGTACTTCGAACCGGCCGTCGAGCGCGAGGTGCGCCGCGAGAAGCAGGCCATCGTCACCGAGAAGCAGGCCGACATCGGCGAGCTGTCCTCGACCATCGCGCACGAGATCCGGAATCCCATCGCGGCGGCCAAGAGCCTGGTCCAGCAGATGGGCGAGGACCCGCAGTCCGTCGAAAACGTCGAGTACGCTCGCGTGGCCATCGAGGAGCTGGATCGCGTGGAGCGGCGCGTGTCGCATCTTCTGAAGTACGCCAAGGAAGAGGACTACGAGATGAAGCTGGTCAGCCTCGCCTCGGTGGTCGATGCGTCGCTGGCGCAGCTCAAGAGCAAGCTGGAGGCGGCCAGGGTGCGGGTGGCGCGAAACTACATAGGCGGCCCCACCGTCAATGCCGACGCGGAGAAGCTCCAGCGCGTCTTCGGCAACATCTTCGACAACGCCATCGACGCCCTGGCCAAGCTTCCCGAGGACCGGCGCATCGACGTCTTCATCGAGAACGGCGTGCCGCGCTCGGTCTCCGTGCGCGTGGTCGACAACGGCGCGGGCATCGCGCCCGAGAAGGTCGGCAAGATCTTCAATCCGTTCTTCACGACCAAGGACCACGGCACCGGCCTCGGCATGGCCATCGCCAAGAAGATCGTCGACGCCCATCAGGGCGAGATCGAAGTCCGCAGCCAGGTCGGTCGCGGAACCGAGTTCCGCGTCACGCTGCCGGTGCCGTCATGA
- a CDS encoding PspA/IM30 family protein → MFVSRLVNLIRGKLSQWMKTRERRDPAAVYEAAIDERQRQYVRLREAAASILYMRNKLGRQLEETRTQLENTVEQLDLAVDRDDDEAALFLIGRKDRLTEDVERIKGELEALTREAEAAKRNLTAFQSEIQRLRDEKARNLARLANAEARLKLQSAIAGLSPDADIAALEGVREYVERTVSSLASELESGDASLDARLGKIRQEQASQAARAQLDELKRSRRGPRVPLLLPVEPVVMAR, encoded by the coding sequence ATGTTCGTTTCCCGTCTGGTCAATCTGATACGCGGCAAGTTGTCGCAGTGGATGAAGACGCGCGAGCGCCGCGACCCGGCTGCCGTGTACGAGGCCGCCATCGATGAGCGGCAGCGCCAGTACGTGCGGCTTCGCGAGGCGGCCGCTTCGATCCTGTACATGCGCAACAAGCTCGGCCGCCAGCTCGAGGAAACGCGCACGCAGCTCGAGAACACCGTCGAGCAGCTCGATCTGGCCGTCGATCGCGACGACGATGAAGCGGCGCTGTTCCTCATCGGTCGCAAGGACCGCCTGACCGAGGACGTCGAGCGCATCAAGGGCGAGCTGGAGGCGCTGACGCGCGAGGCCGAGGCGGCCAAGCGCAACCTGACGGCGTTCCAGAGCGAGATTCAGCGCCTGCGCGACGAGAAGGCGCGCAACCTGGCGCGCCTGGCCAATGCCGAGGCGCGGCTCAAGCTGCAGAGCGCCATCGCCGGCCTGTCGCCGGACGCGGACATCGCCGCGCTCGAAGGCGTGCGCGAGTACGTCGAACGCACCGTGTCGTCGCTGGCGAGCGAGCTGGAGAGCGGCGATGCCTCGCTGGATGCGCGTCTCGGCAAGATCCGGCAGGAGCAGGCCAGCCAGGCCGCGCGCGCGCAGCTCGACGAGCTCAAGCGCAGCCGCCGCGGCCCTCGCGTTCCGCTGCTGCTGCCGGTCGAGCCTGTCGTCATGGCGCGCTGA
- a CDS encoding sigma-54 dependent transcriptional regulator has protein sequence MTAITKGRILVVDDERAMQIALRGLLTKEGYSVETAGSGEEAIRRIEAGDFHLVITDLSLGGVSGLEVLEHARAFDPDLSVLMITAYGSEKIAVQAMKTGASDYLPKPFDNDELRAVVARLMDTARLRREHRRLLAQVQGRYGLDQIVGRTPLMLRLFESIERVADTDVTVLVRGESGTGKELVANALHYRSPRRTRPLIKVNCAAFSRELVESELFGHERGAFTGAIGQREGKFEAADGGTLFLDEVGDMPLETQAKLLRVIQEKEVERVGGNQPIRIDVRLIAATHHDLEQLVSEGRFREDLYYRLRVIELAVPSLSERREDIPLLIQKFLTDAAERFHRPVKPLSGSALRACMSHPWKGNIRELKSAVEKALLLAAGEEIEAEDLFGRLAPSAAPGARPLDVAALPVSFRDAKQRVVEDFEREFLAAALARNGGNISRTAEEVGMYRQNLQQKIRELGLEALGAIDSADDAPARLLRDGSAASGTSRAGSDGHQVAEALAAGREAADDDDSSR, from the coding sequence ATGACGGCCATCACCAAAGGACGCATTCTGGTCGTCGACGACGAGCGCGCGATGCAGATCGCGCTGCGCGGCCTGCTGACCAAGGAAGGCTACAGCGTCGAGACGGCCGGCAGCGGCGAGGAAGCGATCCGCCGCATCGAGGCCGGCGACTTCCACCTGGTCATCACCGACCTCTCGCTCGGCGGCGTCAGCGGCCTCGAGGTGCTCGAGCACGCGCGCGCCTTCGACCCGGACCTTTCCGTGCTCATGATCACCGCCTACGGCTCCGAGAAGATCGCGGTGCAGGCGATGAAGACGGGCGCGTCCGACTATCTTCCCAAGCCTTTCGACAACGACGAGCTGCGCGCGGTCGTGGCGCGCCTCATGGACACCGCGCGCCTTCGCCGCGAGCACCGCCGCCTGCTCGCGCAGGTGCAGGGCCGCTACGGCCTCGATCAGATCGTCGGGCGAACCCCGCTCATGCTGCGCCTGTTCGAGTCCATCGAGCGTGTGGCCGACACCGACGTCACCGTGCTGGTGCGCGGCGAGAGCGGCACCGGCAAGGAGCTGGTCGCCAACGCGCTGCACTATCGGAGCCCGCGCCGCACGCGCCCGCTCATCAAGGTCAACTGCGCCGCCTTCAGCCGCGAGCTGGTCGAAAGCGAGCTGTTCGGGCACGAGCGCGGCGCCTTCACCGGCGCCATCGGCCAGCGCGAGGGCAAGTTCGAGGCGGCCGACGGCGGCACGCTGTTCCTGGACGAGGTCGGCGACATGCCGCTGGAGACGCAGGCCAAGCTGCTGCGCGTGATTCAGGAAAAGGAAGTCGAGCGGGTCGGCGGCAACCAGCCGATCCGCATCGACGTGCGTCTGATCGCGGCGACCCACCACGACCTCGAGCAACTCGTGTCCGAGGGGCGGTTCCGCGAGGACCTCTACTACCGGCTGCGGGTGATCGAGCTGGCGGTGCCTTCGCTGTCGGAGCGGCGCGAGGACATCCCGCTGCTCATCCAGAAATTCCTGACCGACGCCGCCGAGCGCTTCCATCGTCCGGTCAAGCCGCTTTCGGGCAGCGCGCTGCGCGCGTGCATGAGCCATCCGTGGAAGGGCAACATCCGCGAGCTCAAGAGCGCCGTCGAGAAGGCGCTGCTTCTGGCGGCGGGCGAGGAGATCGAGGCCGAGGATCTGTTCGGCCGCCTCGCGCCAAGCGCGGCCCCCGGCGCGCGGCCACTCGACGTCGCCGCGCTGCCCGTCAGCTTTCGCGATGCCAAGCAGCGCGTCGTCGAGGATTTCGAGCGCGAGTTCCTGGCGGCGGCGCTGGCGCGCAACGGCGGCAACATCTCGCGTACCGCCGAGGAGGTGGGCATGTATCGGCAGAACCTGCAGCAGAAGATCCGCGAGCTGGGCCTGGAGGCGCTCGGCGCCATCGACAGCGCCGACGACGCACCGGCCAGGCTCCTGCGCGACGGCAGCGCCGCATCCGGCACCAGCCGCGCCGGCAGTGACGGCCACCAGGTCGCGGAAGCTCTGGCAGCGGGCCGCGAAGCGGCCGACGATGACGACAGCAGTCGCTAG